In the Paenibacillus sp. FSL H7-0357 genome, one interval contains:
- the sufD gene encoding Fe-S cluster assembly protein SufD, with product MGIQAKILMNANALCAWSSAKDEPRWLIERRVHALELAETLELPKVEKIKLEKWDIYESGDYKAENAWSGLEAVPEVVRGLVASPVKGGLIVQFNSDVVYTKLSESLAAQGVILTDLHTAAKEHEELVQRYLFQAVKPEEHRLSAVHSALWSGGVFLYVPDGIEVEVPIQAIFYSDTSGALFAPHILIVTGNNSKISYVDHCISRRDDIKVLHNGVVEVFAGAGSKVQVASVHQLAAATTDFTQRRAIVLADGGVEWIVGEMNNGYTASDTKTLLQGNGSISDAKVIAIGSGDQKLSYTTQAQHFGRSSVSQMITRAVMREEATAIINGITKIEKGATNCDGQQTERVLMLSPNARGDANPILLIDEDDVTAGHAASVGQVNAEQIYYLMSRGISRSEAEYLVIFGFLAPVISEIPLEGVRSRLQDVVEKKLGRS from the coding sequence GTGGGTATACAAGCAAAAATTTTAATGAATGCGAACGCTTTATGCGCTTGGTCAAGTGCTAAGGATGAACCTCGCTGGCTGATTGAACGCCGCGTTCACGCACTCGAACTGGCAGAGACGCTGGAGTTGCCTAAAGTAGAGAAAATCAAGCTTGAAAAATGGGATATCTACGAAAGTGGAGATTACAAAGCTGAGAATGCATGGTCAGGTTTGGAAGCTGTGCCGGAGGTTGTTCGAGGTTTGGTTGCTTCTCCAGTGAAAGGCGGACTAATCGTTCAGTTCAATTCGGATGTAGTGTATACGAAATTGTCCGAGAGCTTAGCCGCCCAGGGAGTAATTTTAACGGACCTGCATACTGCGGCAAAAGAGCATGAGGAGTTGGTTCAACGTTATCTCTTTCAGGCAGTGAAGCCGGAAGAGCACAGATTGTCTGCTGTGCACAGTGCCTTATGGAGTGGTGGCGTTTTTCTATATGTCCCAGATGGTATAGAGGTTGAAGTTCCCATTCAAGCGATCTTTTATAGCGATACGAGCGGGGCGCTTTTTGCTCCTCACATCTTGATTGTGACTGGTAACAACAGCAAGATCAGCTATGTGGATCATTGTATATCGAGAAGAGATGATATCAAGGTTTTGCATAATGGTGTGGTAGAGGTGTTTGCAGGGGCAGGCTCCAAGGTGCAGGTCGCTTCTGTTCATCAGCTTGCTGCAGCAACAACGGACTTCACCCAGCGGCGTGCGATTGTGCTTGCGGATGGCGGTGTAGAATGGATTGTCGGCGAGATGAATAATGGCTATACCGCCAGTGATACCAAGACATTACTCCAGGGTAACGGGTCCATCTCTGACGCTAAGGTGATTGCGATAGGCTCTGGGGACCAGAAATTGAGTTATACTACGCAAGCCCAGCATTTTGGCAGAAGCTCGGTGAGCCAAATGATCACACGCGCAGTAATGCGTGAAGAAGCTACGGCCATTATCAACGGGATTACAAAAATTGAAAAAGGTGCAACCAATTGTGATGGTCAGCAAACAGAACGTGTACTGATGTTAAGTCCAAATGCGCGCGGTGATGCCAATCCGATCCTGCTGATAGATGAGGATGATGTAACCGCCGGTCATGCTGCATCCGTGGGGCAAGTAAATGCGGAACAAATCTATTATCTGATGTCGCGCGGGATCTCACGGAGTGAAGCCGAATATCTTGTTATTTTCGGATTCCTCGCTCCTGTCATTTCGGAGATCCCGCTGGAGGGAGTGCGTAGCCGCCTGCAGGATGTAGTGGAGAAAAAACTTGGCAGATCATAG
- the sufC gene encoding Fe-S cluster assembly ATPase SufC — MTTLKIEELRSKIEGKEILKGLTLEIHGGEIHAIMGPNGTGKSTLASALMGNPKYEVTGGKVTLDNEDLLEMEVDERAQAGLFLAMQYPSEIAGVTNSDFLRSAINARREEGDEISLIRFIREMESKMKGLEMNPEFAHRYLNEGFSGGEKKRNEILQMMLLEPKFVILDEVDSGLDIDALRIVANGVNEMRSPDRGFLIITHYQRLLNYITPDFVHVMMQGRIVKSGGPELAHRLEAEGYDWVKEELGITDETVGEEV; from the coding sequence ATGACGACATTAAAGATTGAGGAATTAAGATCCAAGATTGAAGGGAAAGAAATTTTAAAAGGGCTCACACTGGAGATTCATGGCGGAGAGATTCATGCGATTATGGGGCCTAATGGGACGGGAAAAAGTACGTTGGCTTCAGCTTTAATGGGCAATCCCAAATATGAGGTTACCGGCGGCAAGGTGACATTGGACAATGAAGACCTTCTGGAGATGGAGGTGGATGAGCGTGCCCAGGCAGGCTTGTTCCTCGCTATGCAATACCCAAGTGAAATTGCCGGCGTGACCAACTCGGACTTTCTCAGAAGTGCCATCAATGCACGGCGTGAAGAAGGCGATGAGATATCCTTAATCCGTTTTATCCGTGAAATGGAGAGCAAAATGAAGGGGCTGGAGATGAACCCGGAATTTGCGCATCGTTATTTGAATGAGGGATTCTCCGGCGGTGAAAAAAAGCGGAATGAGATTTTGCAAATGATGCTACTTGAACCCAAGTTTGTGATCCTGGATGAAGTGGATTCCGGGCTTGATATCGATGCACTGCGTATTGTGGCCAATGGCGTAAATGAGATGCGCAGCCCGGATAGAGGCTTTTTAATCATCACCCATTATCAACGACTGTTGAATTATATTACCCCGGATTTTGTGCATGTCATGATGCAAGGGCGGATAGTTAAATCTGGCGGTCCGGAGCTTGCCCACCGTTTGGAGGCTGAAGGGTACGATTGGGTGAAGGAGGAGCTTGGGATTACGGATGAGACGGTAGGCGAGGAAGTTTGA
- a CDS encoding MarR family transcriptional regulator: protein MEFQNHFKGHLYEQYIRMLHLNELYTEQEFNSFRQQARKYQIEMLSNNITSVHVIDCIGDYEPINHTGIVEKMGLSKAGITKISAKLLEMGFIMRSQLNNNRKEIYFSLTDKGRHVYRLHKELHKEKEERFYQFIESYSEAELQTIGKFMSDLVARAEEYSEGKFTINDDIKD, encoded by the coding sequence TTGGAGTTTCAAAATCATTTTAAAGGTCATCTTTACGAGCAATATATTAGAATGCTGCATCTGAATGAGCTGTACACTGAACAAGAATTTAACTCGTTTCGGCAACAGGCCAGAAAGTACCAGATTGAAATGCTCTCCAACAATATTACTAGTGTACACGTTATTGATTGCATTGGTGATTATGAACCGATAAATCATACCGGGATTGTGGAGAAGATGGGGTTGTCCAAAGCTGGCATTACTAAAATTAGTGCAAAGCTGCTGGAAATGGGCTTCATTATGAGAAGTCAACTGAACAACAATCGTAAGGAGATTTACTTTAGTTTAACGGATAAGGGAAGACACGTTTATCGTTTGCATAAAGAGCTGCACAAAGAAAAAGAAGAAAGGTTTTACCAATTCATTGAATCCTATTCAGAGGCTGAGCTGCAGACTATTGGAAAATTTATGAGTGATTTGGTGGCGCGTGCCGAAGAATACTCCGAAGGGAAGTTTACGATAAATGACGACATTAAAGATTGA
- a CDS encoding sigma factor-like helix-turn-helix DNA-binding protein yields the protein MTSGVDVNDLLERAFSSYVKACLRHAQKDYFEKLMRDSAYVVPLDTVTLEIDINFLVRHHNIPEPQNVPVLSQISEISYLTSKEQRLLYLKYYEDKTDKEFAQLLGTSRQAVSKMKSNVLVKLKSIMEK from the coding sequence ATGACATCGGGAGTTGACGTTAATGATTTACTTGAAAGAGCATTCAGCAGTTATGTGAAAGCATGTCTCCGGCACGCTCAAAAAGATTATTTTGAGAAACTGATGCGTGATTCGGCTTATGTTGTTCCTTTGGATACTGTCACTTTAGAGATCGATATCAACTTTTTAGTTCGTCACCACAACATACCGGAGCCTCAAAACGTTCCTGTTCTTTCTCAAATTTCTGAAATATCGTATCTAACGTCAAAAGAACAAAGACTTTTGTACCTTAAGTATTACGAAGATAAAACAGACAAGGAATTTGCTCAACTTTTAGGAACCAGCAGACAAGCTGTTTCCAAAATGAAATCAAACGTTCTGGTGAAGCTTAAAAGCATTATGGAGAAGTAA
- a CDS encoding FadR/GntR family transcriptional regulator translates to MLTQTQRLTLVEQVAYQIQGKIENSEWQVGMRIPPEPELMEQLQVSRNTLREAIRALTYAGLLKTRQGDGTYVCSSSVLGSVIKKVIQHTDKLESLEVRYALEREAAALATLRRGEEDLEAIRTCLDQCRQAASQQDLKAYAHWDVEFHKMVIAASHNQLMANLYNHISEALQNMVLETKDFKNAAFYLDSHDLLYQAIANQDCHQAEEAVRLYIEKARAKLC, encoded by the coding sequence TTGTTAACTCAAACTCAACGTTTAACCTTGGTGGAACAGGTGGCCTACCAGATCCAGGGGAAGATCGAAAATAGCGAATGGCAAGTAGGGATGCGTATTCCTCCAGAGCCCGAGCTAATGGAACAGCTTCAAGTCAGCCGTAATACCTTGAGGGAAGCTATTCGGGCTTTAACGTATGCGGGTCTGCTGAAGACCAGACAAGGGGATGGGACCTATGTCTGCTCCTCAAGTGTTCTGGGGTCAGTGATTAAAAAAGTGATTCAGCATACCGATAAGCTTGAGAGCCTGGAGGTCCGATATGCATTGGAAAGAGAGGCTGCTGCCCTGGCTACGCTCAGGAGAGGCGAAGAAGATTTGGAGGCGATTCGGACATGCTTGGACCAGTGCAGACAAGCAGCCAGCCAGCAGGATCTCAAAGCTTATGCTCACTGGGATGTCGAGTTTCACAAAATGGTGATTGCTGCTTCACATAACCAATTGATGGCGAATTTGTACAATCATATTTCGGAGGCGCTGCAAAACATGGTTTTGGAAACGAAGGACTTCAAAAATGCGGCTTTTTATCTCGACTCTCATGACCTGCTTTATCAAGCCATTGCCAATCAGGATTGCCACCAAGCCGAGGAGGCTGTTCGTTTATACATTGAAAAGGCCCGTGCTAAACTGTGCTAA
- a CDS encoding CynX/NimT family MFS transporter — MSSPEQLLKKQDGISSTGIRKQATLWFMIVGIIFIAANLRAPLTSVGPLVSLIRENVHISNTLAGLITTVPLIAFALLSPFVPKLGRKYGVERIILISLIFLVIGIAVRSLSGAVTLYVGTAVLGFAITICNVLLPSLIKREFPQQMGTMTGVYSVSMNLCGAIASGISVPLAVGAGLNWQGALGVWGILSVISILFWVPQLKTPAKPAAVANSAGNNHQVNIWRSPLAWQVTLFMGIQSAIFYVLVAWLPEILKDQGISSSQSGWFLSVLIMASLPFAFIVPVMAGRMSNQRLLVVITTILLLIGTLGLLYSSIHLVLFWVIILGIGAGFAFGLSMMFFGLRTQSAHQAAELSGMAQSIGYLLAAIGPALIGYLHDASHSWSVPLLILVGASALLGIVGLGAARNQFVGSAK; from the coding sequence ATGAGTTCACCAGAACAATTGTTAAAAAAACAGGATGGAATATCCAGTACCGGCATTCGCAAGCAAGCGACACTCTGGTTCATGATCGTAGGAATTATTTTTATCGCAGCGAATTTGCGTGCTCCCCTCACATCGGTGGGACCATTAGTCAGTCTTATTCGAGAGAACGTGCATATTTCGAATACCTTAGCAGGCCTGATTACCACAGTTCCACTAATTGCATTTGCATTGTTATCACCTTTTGTACCAAAATTAGGACGCAAATATGGTGTAGAACGTATTATCCTGATTTCCCTTATTTTTTTGGTCATCGGTATTGCTGTTCGCTCGTTATCCGGAGCAGTGACCTTGTATGTTGGAACCGCAGTTCTGGGGTTTGCTATTACCATATGTAATGTATTACTACCTAGCCTGATTAAACGGGAATTTCCGCAGCAAATGGGTACTATGACAGGGGTTTATTCTGTTTCCATGAATCTATGCGGGGCGATTGCTTCCGGTATTAGTGTTCCCTTAGCTGTGGGGGCAGGCTTGAACTGGCAAGGTGCCTTGGGAGTATGGGGGATACTTAGCGTTATCTCCATTCTCTTTTGGGTACCGCAACTCAAGACTCCAGCGAAACCAGCCGCTGTTGCCAACAGCGCAGGTAACAACCATCAGGTCAATATATGGCGCTCTCCATTGGCTTGGCAGGTGACTCTTTTTATGGGAATACAATCGGCCATTTTTTATGTGCTGGTGGCATGGCTGCCTGAAATACTAAAAGATCAAGGCATCAGTTCAAGTCAATCCGGCTGGTTTCTCTCGGTTCTGATTATGGCTTCGCTCCCCTTTGCATTTATCGTTCCAGTTATGGCTGGTCGCATGTCTAACCAACGGTTGTTAGTGGTTATTACAACAATTCTACTTTTGATCGGAACACTTGGACTTCTCTATAGCAGTATCCATCTGGTTCTGTTTTGGGTTATTATTCTTGGAATTGGAGCGGGCTTTGCCTTTGGCTTGTCCATGATGTTTTTCGGCTTGCGTACCCAAAGTGCCCATCAGGCGGCTGAATTATCGGGCATGGCCCAATCCATCGGATATCTACTAGCAGCAATTGGCCCAGCGCTGATTGGATACTTGCATGATGCCAGTCATAGTTGGAGCGTTCCACTCCTGATATTGGTTGGCGCTTCTGCTCTACTCGGTATCGTTGGTCTAGGTGCGGCTAGAAATCAATTTGTTGGTTCTGCGAAGTAA
- a CDS encoding nucleotidyltransferase-like protein, with amino-acid sequence MELSNLTLLSGETFDENVLGAVTLRQKGNAPFQSALLHDFDMVVLMLHEDEEKERTITHTIAGDRRTQSVHVGLSALERAVMAGDNNELLTSLIAGDVIWDPKGILGDMRREIMQFQGPLRERVLFMEFARFLHMYVKSKRYLEANCTMDAYNCVLIALYHWARIEVSEAGFFPDPAVWEQVKSLNTPVHKLYEELTVSTETLDQRVELILLACEFALMSKMSDCCGLLLNILGSRKESWSIKELLQHSGLSQLEAELPLVLRKLVSRSLIREITSWADDAGDGHAVRYTR; translated from the coding sequence ATGGAACTATCCAATTTGACCCTGTTGAGTGGAGAAACGTTTGATGAGAATGTTCTGGGAGCTGTCACTTTGAGGCAGAAGGGTAATGCTCCGTTTCAGAGTGCGCTTCTTCATGACTTCGATATGGTAGTGCTGATGCTGCATGAAGATGAAGAGAAAGAACGGACTATAACCCATACCATTGCCGGTGACCGGCGCACGCAGTCTGTGCATGTAGGCTTATCTGCCTTGGAACGGGCTGTAATGGCGGGTGATAACAATGAACTTCTTACCAGCTTAATTGCTGGAGATGTGATTTGGGACCCCAAGGGAATATTAGGGGATATGCGCAGGGAGATCATGCAATTCCAGGGCCCGCTAAGAGAGCGGGTGCTGTTTATGGAATTTGCCCGCTTTCTGCATATGTATGTTAAATCCAAACGATATCTGGAAGCAAACTGTACCATGGATGCCTACAACTGTGTTTTGATTGCTTTGTATCATTGGGCGCGGATTGAAGTCAGTGAAGCGGGATTTTTCCCCGACCCTGCAGTATGGGAACAAGTCAAGAGTCTAAACACCCCTGTTCACAAGCTGTATGAAGAACTTACGGTGAGTACCGAAACTCTGGATCAACGAGTCGAACTGATTCTGCTTGCCTGTGAATTTGCCCTAATGTCGAAGATGTCTGATTGTTGCGGATTGCTTTTGAATATCTTGGGCAGCCGAAAGGAATCATGGAGTATCAAAGAATTACTGCAGCATTCCGGCCTCAGCCAATTGGAAGCTGAACTGCCGCTTGTACTGCGCAAGCTTGTTTCCCGTTCACTAATAAGAGAGATTACTTCCTGGGCGGATGATGCCGGCGACGGTCATGCGGTACGTTACACCCGGTAA
- a CDS encoding DUF2614 family zinc ribbon-containing protein yields the protein MKLKSAKINAFRTWGLLLTMLGMGLMILGTAGIVFWGSAGKVFAAIGLVIGLISMMASLAIYFWAGMLSTSAVQLECPECHKLTKMLGKTDRCMFCHTLLTRDPAQATITAEQLETQQLKQ from the coding sequence ATGAAGCTAAAATCGGCTAAAATCAATGCTTTTCGCACCTGGGGACTACTGCTTACCATGCTTGGAATGGGACTCATGATTCTGGGAACGGCAGGCATCGTATTCTGGGGATCAGCAGGCAAAGTATTCGCTGCTATCGGTCTAGTCATCGGCCTGATCTCCATGATGGCAAGTCTCGCCATTTATTTCTGGGCAGGCATGCTATCGACCAGCGCAGTCCAGCTGGAATGTCCGGAATGCCACAAACTGACCAAGATGCTCGGGAAAACAGACCGCTGCATGTTCTGCCATACCCTTCTGACAAGGGATCCGGCACAGGCTACGATAACTGCAGAGCAACTCGAAACTCAGCAACTCAAGCAATAA
- a CDS encoding glycosyl hydrolase family 18 protein: MDRRQRQRRTKKRGGLFRRLLGLVIIAAAAYWIVFYVLPNRQHIDPDWKGMEHPIFVKGEFTGFNANGTGESLLLPLPLLQKYVDSSIRYEEESKSAILSTESELLYMRENSTSASLNNQPIQLRLAPEEKDGVTYLPADTLEDLYGFEVEEDSDTGAVLLMTAGETVPLGKVKGEEGDRTKALRSEASIHAPIIADMPPGAVVRIWKADNPDWLYVQLSSGYTGYAKAGDILSDGQKTVEEKTSTPSRAERNWKGKPVNLFWEAVYERKPDPAKFGELPGINVVSPTWFEIVDVQGNVRSKADKAYVQWAHKQDMEVWALLSNSFDADLTTEALASYEKRMNTIVQMLEFADLYDLDGINIDFENVYTKDGENVTQFMRELKPMAQAKNLIVSIDVTPKSKSEMWSLFLDRRALGTVVDFMMVMAYDEHWASSPKSGSVSSLPWVENSISRIIEEDEVPAEKLILGVPLYTRIWSETTEKGKTKVSSKAVSMNAVQEILTEKKLTPKLDKDAGQNYVEYKEDGILRKIWIEDKLSLQGRVKLAKSFGLGGVASWTRSLGNQEAWETLQTIHQ, encoded by the coding sequence TTGGACAGAAGACAGAGACAAAGACGCACCAAGAAGCGTGGAGGTCTTTTTCGCCGTTTATTAGGGCTTGTCATAATAGCCGCCGCTGCTTACTGGATTGTATTTTATGTACTGCCGAACCGGCAGCATATTGATCCTGACTGGAAAGGGATGGAACACCCCATTTTTGTCAAAGGAGAGTTTACAGGTTTTAACGCTAACGGTACAGGAGAGAGTCTGCTGCTGCCGCTGCCGCTTTTGCAGAAGTATGTGGATTCTTCCATTCGTTATGAAGAGGAGAGCAAATCAGCCATTCTTTCGACTGAGAGCGAACTTCTATATATGCGAGAGAATTCAACCTCCGCCAGCCTGAACAACCAGCCGATTCAGCTTCGGCTTGCTCCTGAAGAAAAGGATGGAGTGACCTATCTTCCGGCTGACACCCTCGAAGATCTATATGGTTTTGAGGTAGAAGAGGATAGTGATACCGGAGCTGTACTGCTGATGACTGCCGGGGAGACGGTTCCGCTGGGCAAAGTGAAGGGTGAGGAAGGCGACAGAACGAAGGCACTGCGCAGCGAGGCGTCGATTCATGCCCCCATTATCGCGGATATGCCTCCGGGAGCCGTGGTGAGAATCTGGAAGGCTGACAACCCGGACTGGCTGTATGTGCAGTTGAGCAGTGGTTACACGGGATATGCCAAAGCCGGTGACATTCTGTCAGACGGGCAAAAAACTGTAGAAGAAAAAACTTCCACACCGTCGAGAGCGGAACGCAACTGGAAGGGCAAGCCGGTAAATCTGTTCTGGGAAGCAGTATACGAGCGTAAACCGGATCCGGCTAAGTTCGGTGAATTGCCTGGAATCAATGTGGTCAGCCCTACGTGGTTTGAGATTGTAGACGTGCAGGGCAATGTGCGCAGTAAAGCGGACAAGGCTTACGTGCAGTGGGCGCACAAGCAGGACATGGAAGTCTGGGCTCTGCTCAGCAACAGCTTTGATGCCGATCTGACGACTGAGGCCTTAGCGAGCTATGAGAAGCGGATGAATACGATCGTACAAATGCTGGAGTTTGCTGATTTATATGATCTGGATGGTATCAATATCGACTTTGAGAATGTATACACCAAAGACGGTGAGAATGTTACGCAGTTTATGCGGGAGCTGAAGCCAATGGCCCAAGCTAAAAATCTCATTGTCTCCATTGATGTGACGCCTAAATCGAAGAGTGAAATGTGGTCTTTGTTTCTGGACCGGCGCGCACTCGGTACAGTCGTTGATTTCATGATGGTCATGGCGTACGATGAGCACTGGGCATCCAGTCCAAAGTCGGGCTCTGTGTCCTCGCTGCCTTGGGTGGAGAACTCCATCAGCCGCATTATCGAGGAAGACGAGGTGCCTGCCGAGAAATTGATTCTCGGTGTCCCGCTGTATACCCGTATCTGGTCGGAAACAACAGAAAAGGGTAAAACCAAGGTGAGCTCCAAGGCCGTGAGCATGAATGCGGTTCAGGAGATTCTTACTGAGAAGAAGCTGACACCGAAGCTTGATAAGGATGCGGGACAGAATTACGTTGAGTACAAGGAAGACGGGATTCTCCGCAAAATATGGATAGAGGATAAGCTCTCACTTCAAGGGAGAGTTAAACTTGCCAAATCTTTTGGACTTGGCGGAGTGGCCTCCTGGACACGCAGCCTGGGCAATCAGGAAGCCTGGGAGACCCTGCAAACAATTCATCAATAA
- a CDS encoding Fur family transcriptional regulator, with protein MGSGVQHALEQLKTTGVRITPQRHAILTYLMEALNHPTADDIYRALEPQFPSMSVATVYNNLKMFMEAGMVRELTYGDNSSRFDANVSDHYHVICQVCGKIEDFSYASLHEVEQAAEQATEFKIHGLRMELYGVCKCCSDKKH; from the coding sequence ATGGGTAGTGGCGTACAGCATGCATTGGAACAACTGAAGACTACCGGTGTCCGTATTACGCCTCAGCGTCATGCGATTCTTACGTATCTGATGGAAGCGTTGAATCATCCTACGGCAGACGATATTTACCGTGCGCTTGAGCCGCAGTTTCCGAGCATGAGTGTGGCAACTGTATATAACAATCTAAAGATGTTCATGGAAGCCGGTATGGTTCGCGAGTTGACTTATGGTGACAATTCAAGCCGTTTTGATGCAAATGTATCCGATCATTATCATGTCATCTGCCAGGTGTGCGGGAAGATCGAAGATTTCAGCTACGCCTCGCTGCATGAAGTGGAGCAGGCTGCCGAGCAGGCTACAGAGTTTAAGATCCATGGTTTGCGGATGGAATTGTACGGTGTGTGCAAATGCTGCAGCGACAAGAAACATTGA
- a CDS encoding DUF4097 family beta strand repeat-containing protein: MSPEQKDDSAKLPTEEGIYDTTAQEQDDGIEQKKPSIPPRPKRRPHRKRKFIAGLLSALIPGTGHLYFGLLRKGVSFIFLILLDIAALLYFSSIGMQINVPLLILLALMIPVLYFYNVFDALQSADRILRFPGEEDTETPAPSKYAKRRTLVSEPGISFGLMLLFGGVLLFLFRQKPAWLQMFIQDYAGTVISAVLIVGGFLLGVREVAKGLSRSRGNERRIRRVGRYTAAVLLASVGVLLLMDARDGTHNMLLLLKWWPVIPVLWGAEYLLIYFFSGRRGQTAYGSRARMDLRGLFSSVILAASVFIVAEQEHYLHLWNRVSLNLTAAAVDYGEAKGSHFQKPPLIVPVELGTSKLTVDAINGDIMIHRAPVEDIEITATVWVDQLDGAVAEAISEQSFVEVIEGSNIKVTPKTKTYGDSGKRQPRMDLDISLPEDRRFNLEVRTMNGGITLQNVEAIEDISLETGNGAIVLYRIYGNVKGKTLNGEARARTVQGDVEMSTSGGNMAAWDVTGALKLSTAVGNITASGNGGEVDLSSKNGNLVIDGAMTKLHAESLNGKINARSESVGGDWDIYSAVGDIDLYVPLFGDYKVDGSSGYGDIDTDLPELTIDKKTISGKIGNGEFKLRVEGNSNLNVRKY; this comes from the coding sequence ATGAGTCCTGAACAGAAAGATGATTCCGCCAAGCTCCCGACAGAGGAAGGAATATATGATACAACTGCACAGGAGCAAGATGACGGGATAGAGCAGAAGAAGCCCTCAATCCCGCCCCGTCCAAAACGCCGTCCCCATCGTAAACGCAAATTTATTGCCGGACTGCTGTCCGCATTAATTCCGGGGACGGGACATCTATATTTCGGGCTTCTCCGCAAAGGGGTTTCTTTCATCTTTCTTATCCTGCTTGATATTGCGGCGCTGCTGTATTTTTCGTCCATCGGTATGCAGATCAACGTTCCGCTGCTGATTTTGCTGGCCCTGATGATTCCGGTGCTGTATTTCTACAATGTGTTCGATGCCCTGCAGTCTGCTGACCGGATTTTGCGCTTTCCCGGGGAAGAGGATACTGAAACGCCAGCCCCTTCAAAATATGCCAAACGCCGTACCCTGGTGAGTGAGCCGGGAATCTCGTTTGGTTTGATGCTGCTCTTTGGCGGAGTGCTGCTGTTCCTGTTCCGGCAGAAGCCGGCCTGGCTGCAAATGTTCATCCAGGATTATGCGGGAACGGTAATTTCCGCGGTGCTGATCGTCGGCGGTTTTTTACTGGGAGTCCGTGAGGTTGCGAAGGGATTATCCAGGAGCAGAGGCAATGAGCGGCGCATCCGCCGTGTCGGCAGATATACGGCTGCAGTCCTGCTTGCCAGTGTCGGCGTTCTTTTGCTGATGGATGCAAGAGATGGAACACATAATATGCTGCTGCTGTTAAAATGGTGGCCCGTTATACCGGTGCTGTGGGGTGCGGAATACCTGCTCATTTACTTTTTCTCAGGCCGCAGAGGTCAGACTGCCTATGGTTCAAGAGCCCGGATGGATTTGCGTGGGCTGTTCTCATCCGTTATTTTGGCCGCCAGTGTATTTATCGTGGCAGAGCAGGAGCATTATTTGCATTTATGGAACCGGGTCAGCCTTAACCTTACCGCTGCAGCAGTGGATTACGGCGAAGCCAAGGGTAGCCATTTTCAAAAGCCCCCATTGATCGTACCGGTTGAGCTGGGCACCTCCAAACTAACTGTTGATGCCATCAACGGCGACATTATGATTCACCGAGCCCCGGTAGAGGATATTGAAATCACGGCTACAGTATGGGTGGATCAGCTTGATGGTGCAGTGGCTGAGGCGATATCGGAGCAGTCCTTTGTGGAGGTCATTGAAGGTTCTAACATCAAGGTCACCCCAAAAACCAAGACTTATGGAGACTCCGGGAAACGCCAGCCGCGCATGGATCTTGACATTTCGCTTCCGGAGGACCGCCGCTTTAATCTGGAGGTGCGGACGATGAATGGCGGAATTACGCTGCAGAATGTGGAAGCCATTGAGGATATTTCTCTGGAGACCGGCAACGGCGCGATTGTTCTATACCGCATATACGGAAATGTAAAAGGAAAGACACTAAACGGGGAAGCCCGTGCCAGAACGGTTCAAGGGGACGTTGAGATGTCAACGAGCGGCGGGAATATGGCGGCTTGGGATGTTACAGGGGCATTGAAGCTGTCGACCGCTGTAGGCAATATAACGGCATCCGGCAACGGTGGTGAAGTGGATCTGTCCAGCAAGAATGGCAATCTGGTAATTGACGGTGCGATGACTAAACTGCATGCTGAATCCCTAAATGGCAAAATAAATGCCCGATCGGAGTCCGTCGGCGGTGACTGGGATATTTACAGCGCAGTTGGCGACATTGATCTTTACGTGCCTTTATTCGGCGATTATAAGGTGGATGGATCCAGCGGTTATGGAGATATCGACACCGACCTGCCAGAGCTGACTATCGACAAAAAGACAATTTCCGGCAAAATCGGCAATGGCGAGTTCAAACTGCGCGTAGAAGGAAACAGCAACCTAAATGTGAGGAAATATTGA